In a single window of the Mucilaginibacter defluvii genome:
- a CDS encoding S41 family peptidase, giving the protein MALHTYVKKAYIFTFFTGALALNSCKKNDTVEPFTGPVTNAEINTWVMDSLKRYYYWADNLPGSVKPDQEPVPFFSSVINTADRFSFITSAASSSLKATSRSKYGFDYVVFTEPKSKQVIGLVTLVLNASPAQTAGLRRGRYFTQINGTTLTSANAVNLQADLLKNTSVQLMQASIENGVIKETGTANVLEGRTLEESSVYKVFDNNGKKTAYLFFTIFNNADRNAYISVFSGFKAAGVTDLILDMRYNAGGEVAAAAALCSMIAPNINQTMPFIEYRGNKNAAVRKEGFATAAQAEGGPAFSNLYQQNLSLKRLFVLTTGATASAAELVINNLKPYINVIQIGQTTLGKDEASITISDKRTPKRINWTMYPIVYKLYNALGAGNYSGGITPAETVNEWDNLPLQPFGNEFDPILKHTLALINGSEALSITSRQTKNAELYNSASDYAAKAALNVK; this is encoded by the coding sequence ATGGCACTACATACTTACGTTAAAAAAGCATACATATTTACGTTTTTTACAGGTGCGCTTGCATTAAACAGCTGCAAAAAAAATGATACCGTTGAGCCATTTACCGGGCCGGTAACAAATGCCGAAATTAATACCTGGGTAATGGATAGCCTTAAACGCTATTATTACTGGGCCGACAACTTGCCCGGCAGTGTTAAACCAGACCAGGAACCGGTACCCTTTTTTAGCAGTGTTATAAACACGGCCGACAGGTTTTCTTTCATTACTTCTGCCGCCTCGTCATCGTTAAAGGCCACCAGCCGTTCAAAATATGGTTTTGACTATGTTGTTTTTACAGAGCCCAAAAGCAAACAGGTTATAGGCCTGGTAACACTTGTGCTTAATGCATCACCGGCGCAAACGGCGGGCTTACGCCGGGGGCGATATTTTACCCAAATTAACGGCACAACCCTTACTTCGGCCAACGCCGTTAACCTGCAAGCTGATCTGTTAAAAAACACCTCAGTACAGCTGATGCAAGCCAGCATTGAAAACGGCGTGATAAAAGAAACAGGCACGGCCAACGTACTTGAGGGCCGTACACTTGAAGAAAGCTCAGTTTATAAGGTATTTGATAATAACGGCAAAAAAACGGCATACTTGTTTTTCACCATATTCAATAACGCCGACCGCAATGCCTATATATCCGTTTTCTCGGGGTTCAAGGCAGCAGGCGTAACCGACCTGATTTTGGACATGCGGTATAACGCCGGTGGTGAAGTAGCCGCAGCAGCCGCGTTGTGCAGTATGATAGCTCCCAATATTAATCAAACCATGCCTTTTATTGAATATCGCGGAAACAAAAATGCTGCTGTGCGCAAAGAGGGTTTTGCCACTGCGGCGCAAGCCGAGGGCGGGCCTGCATTTTCAAATCTCTATCAGCAAAATCTAAGTCTTAAAAGGTTGTTTGTGTTAACAACCGGGGCAACTGCTTCAGCCGCGGAGTTGGTGATCAATAACTTAAAGCCATATATCAATGTAATACAAATAGGCCAAACAACCCTCGGAAAAGATGAGGCCTCAATCACCATCAGCGATAAACGAACGCCGAAAAGGATCAACTGGACTATGTACCCAATTGTTTATAAGCTTTACAACGCCTTAGGTGCCGGAAACTACTCCGGCGGCATCACACCCGCCGAGACGGTTAACGAGTGGGATAATTTGCCTTTACAGCCATTTGGCAACGAGTTTGACCCTATTTTGAAACACACCCTCGCGTTGATAAACGGCTCCGAAGCCTTAAGCATCACGTCAAGGCAAACAAAAAATGCCGAATTATATAATTCAGCATCTGATTACGCCGCAAAGGCAGCGTTAAATGTTAAGTAA
- a CDS encoding polysaccharide biosynthesis/export family protein, with translation MAIWLLSSCSAKRNLVYLSDIADTAAYSAAITNMSEPRIQHGDILSITINNVDPETSNLFNKGILPVAASNPLQGNTGLTAQNIEGYLVDKTGSINFPSVGKIKLEGLTPEEAVGKITTAVGTLVKNPIVNVRFLNFKVTVIGEVNKPGVFNVTNNKLNILEALGLAGDMTMYGRREDVWVMHEEKGNRKITHINLNSGNALQSPAFYLQQNDVVYVKPDKMKEKQARTDTKTLSIIVAAATVITVIISRLF, from the coding sequence ATGGCGATATGGCTCCTGTCGTCATGCAGCGCTAAGCGGAACCTGGTTTACCTTAGCGATATTGCTGATACCGCAGCCTACAGCGCAGCAATAACTAATATGAGCGAACCCCGGATTCAACATGGTGACATCTTAAGCATCACCATTAACAACGTTGATCCCGAAACAAGCAATTTATTTAATAAGGGTATTTTGCCGGTAGCTGCCAGCAATCCGTTGCAAGGAAATACAGGCCTAACGGCGCAAAATATTGAAGGTTATCTGGTTGATAAAACCGGCAGCATCAATTTTCCATCGGTAGGTAAAATAAAGCTGGAGGGGCTAACGCCGGAGGAGGCCGTAGGAAAGATAACAACGGCAGTGGGTACGCTTGTGAAAAATCCGATAGTTAATGTACGATTTCTGAATTTCAAGGTAACCGTTATAGGCGAGGTAAATAAACCGGGCGTATTCAACGTAACCAACAATAAGCTAAATATATTGGAGGCGCTTGGTTTAGCCGGGGATATGACCATGTATGGCAGGCGCGAGGATGTTTGGGTGATGCATGAAGAGAAGGGAAACCGGAAAATAACGCACATTAATTTAAACAGCGGCAATGCCTTGCAGTCGCCGGCATTTTACCTGCAGCAAAACGATGTGGTGTATGTTAAGCCTGATAAAATGAAGGAGAAGCAGGCGCGCACCGATACCAAAACATTATCCATCATTGTAGCGGCAGCTACAGTTATTACGGTTATTATTTCAAGGCTATTTTAA
- a CDS encoding GumC family protein, whose protein sequence is MSQPNPFQLQPLQPVKLKDVFIKYRRNGGWFILSVMLCVILAFFYLRYATTQYRVNSTILLKSNDKGADMSQVGDMFSDLEIFNGGKNIDDEIEVLKGKTLMLRVLRELNLTATYYKEGKIKKTEVYGRSLPVRLIVKKLDSLSGGKSVIITPVSATRYTWDDGSTKKTYPFGREISNNYGVFTAIPSGKAIPTLNESVIVQLNNSKKLVADYLRELTITPVNKNGNVLKLSLNTSVPQKGIDVLNKLVQLYNIEGIENKNEIAAKTISFIDGRLIYLVRELSGVEKDVENYKKKNDVTDISSESQQYLQNTGDYEKKLSDYEIQISILQSVQNYIAKQGPQFDLVPSSLSIHDATLVQLIDSYNQLQLQRKRILSSNYETSPVVINITDQLNALRGNILENIKNIKRGLIISRNALATKNVKFESLKKNVPSIERELLEIKRQQNIKENLYQYLLQKREEATLSKAAAVSNFTIIDRADVDDLPVKPQRSLILLLALIAGLVLPVIVMAIRNVLNDKVTTIDDIKDAEVPVLGEIIHILSHNKVLVEKNSRTVFSEMFRLLRSKLQLSATEDQNKVLLVTSTMSGEGKTFFSINMGATLALAGKKVLLMEFDLRKPKLINDMGLSAKLGITNYLVSDKYQLDDLIIQVPEISNLYVIGCGDVPPNPSELILSDKMVTLFEQLKRQFDHVIIDSPPVGLIADAYNLSMFADRTLYLIRYNYTLKEQVKIIQEIRTRKELRNMMLVLNDGRKENMQGYGDYGYRYSYGYTIDDKQPASWWKRLVARL, encoded by the coding sequence ATGTCGCAACCTAATCCATTTCAGCTTCAACCACTACAGCCGGTTAAACTAAAGGATGTTTTTATAAAATACCGTCGCAACGGGGGATGGTTTATACTATCCGTAATGTTGTGTGTTATACTGGCATTTTTTTACCTGCGGTATGCAACAACTCAGTACCGGGTTAATAGCACCATCCTTTTAAAAAGCAATGATAAGGGAGCCGATATGTCGCAGGTTGGTGATATGTTCAGTGATCTCGAGATTTTTAATGGCGGTAAAAATATTGATGATGAGATAGAGGTACTTAAGGGCAAAACACTTATGCTGCGCGTACTGCGTGAACTTAATTTAACCGCAACTTACTATAAAGAAGGCAAGATCAAAAAAACGGAAGTATATGGCCGTTCATTACCGGTGCGGCTCATTGTAAAAAAGCTCGATTCACTATCTGGCGGTAAAAGTGTAATCATAACCCCGGTTTCGGCTACACGGTACACCTGGGATGATGGAAGCACAAAAAAAACATACCCGTTCGGCCGCGAAATCAGTAACAACTATGGCGTGTTTACGGCAATTCCGTCAGGTAAAGCAATACCCACTTTAAATGAAAGCGTTATAGTGCAGTTAAATAACAGTAAGAAGCTGGTTGCTGATTATTTGCGTGAACTTACCATAACTCCTGTTAATAAAAACGGCAATGTACTTAAACTGAGCCTTAATACATCGGTGCCCCAAAAAGGGATTGATGTGCTTAATAAACTGGTACAGCTATATAACATCGAGGGTATTGAAAACAAGAATGAAATTGCCGCAAAAACAATCAGCTTTATTGATGGCCGGCTGATATACCTGGTTAGAGAGCTCTCAGGGGTTGAAAAAGATGTAGAGAATTATAAAAAGAAGAACGATGTAACGGATATTAGTTCAGAATCGCAGCAGTACCTGCAAAACACCGGCGACTATGAAAAAAAGCTGAGCGATTATGAAATACAGATCAGCATACTGCAGTCTGTACAAAATTACATTGCCAAACAGGGGCCGCAGTTTGACCTTGTACCCAGTTCGTTAAGTATACACGATGCTACGCTGGTTCAACTGATAGACAGTTATAACCAATTACAGTTGCAGCGCAAGCGCATACTTTCTTCAAATTATGAAACGAGTCCGGTTGTAATTAATATAACCGACCAGTTGAACGCACTGCGGGGCAACATACTTGAGAATATTAAAAACATCAAAAGGGGCCTGATTATTTCCCGTAATGCCTTGGCTACAAAGAATGTAAAATTCGAGTCGCTTAAAAAAAATGTACCATCAATTGAGCGCGAACTGCTTGAAATAAAAAGGCAGCAAAATATAAAGGAAAATCTTTACCAGTACCTGCTTCAAAAACGCGAAGAAGCCACATTGTCAAAAGCGGCGGCAGTGTCAAACTTTACCATTATTGACCGGGCCGATGTGGATGATCTGCCGGTTAAGCCGCAACGTTCGCTTATTTTGTTGTTGGCATTAATAGCCGGTTTGGTACTGCCGGTTATTGTAATGGCCATACGTAACGTGTTAAATGATAAGGTTACCACTATTGATGATATTAAAGATGCTGAGGTGCCTGTGCTTGGCGAGATCATCCACATACTATCGCATAACAAGGTTTTGGTAGAGAAGAACAGCCGTACAGTATTTTCAGAAATGTTCAGGCTGCTGCGAAGCAAACTCCAGCTATCGGCTACAGAAGATCAAAATAAGGTATTGCTGGTAACTTCAACCATGAGTGGCGAAGGCAAAACATTTTTTAGCATAAACATGGGCGCTACGCTTGCCCTTGCCGGTAAAAAGGTTTTGCTAATGGAGTTTGATTTGCGTAAACCCAAGCTTATCAATGACATGGGCCTATCGGCAAAGTTGGGGATAACTAATTACCTGGTGTCAGATAAATATCAGCTTGATGATTTAATTATTCAGGTACCCGAAATAAGTAACCTCTATGTAATTGGATGTGGCGATGTACCACCAAATCCCTCGGAACTGATATTGAGCGATAAAATGGTTACGCTGTTTGAACAACTTAAGCGACAGTTCGATCATGTTATTATTGATTCACCCCCGGTAGGATTGATTGCGGACGCTTACAATCTGTCGATGT